In a genomic window of Echeneis naucrates chromosome 4, fEcheNa1.1, whole genome shotgun sequence:
- the mknk2b gene encoding MAP kinase-interacting serine/threonine-protein kinase 2b has translation MVQNKVTEVTGFHRSFKGQNPFETEDFTKNGSHLIDSSFNFDSSPRHDMPSSQPIDIPDAKKRNKKKKRCRATDSFSGRFEDVYRLQEEVLGEGAYARVQTCINLITNKEYAVKIIEKRPGHSRSRVFREVEMLYQCQGHRNILELVEFFEEEDKFYLVFEKLRGGSVLAHIHKRQHFSEQEASVVVQDIASALDFLHNKGMAHRDLKPENILCESADKISPVKICDFDLGSGIKLNSDSSPISTPELLTPCGSAEYMAPEVVEAFSEEATIYDKRCDLWSLGVILYIMLSGYPPFVGRCGGDCGWELGEPCHTCQNTLFESIQEGKYEFPEKDWAHISSSAKDLISKLLVRDAKNRLSASQVLQHPWVQGGASDTLSTSILHQRTSNARDLTFFADKAMAVNRQLAERDGMEDQQQQEVPFVVTATGSSMRLSPPSNSKLARRRQRSSQPKGGPVSAAELRQLLAPLVIVGDCA, from the exons ATGGTGCAAAATAAAGTAACCGAAGTCACTGGATTCCACCGCTCTTTCAAG GGCCAAAATCCTTTTGAAACAGAGGACTTCACAAAAAATGGATCTCATCTAATCGATTCATCATTTAATTTTGATTCCTCCCCAAGACATg ATATGCCTTCCAGCCAGCCTATTGACATACCCGAtgcaaagaagagaaacaagaagaaaaagcgTTGCCGGGCAACTGACAGTTTTTCTGGACGATTTGAAG ATGTCTATAGGCTACAGGAAGAAGTATTAGGAGAAGGGGCTTATGCTAGAGTGCAAACATGCATCAATCTCATCACCAACAAAGAGTATGCTGTCAAG ATCATTGAGAAAAGACCAGGTCACAGCCGCAGCCGTGTCTTCCGTGAGGTTGAAATGCTATACCAATGCCAGGGCCACAG gAACATCCTAGAGCTGGTGGAGTTCTTTGAGGAAGAAGACAAATTTTACCTGGTGTTTGAAAAACTCAGAGGAG GCTCAGTTTTGGCCCACATTCACAAGAGGCAGCACTTCAGTGAGCAGGAAGCCAGTGTTGTTGTGCAGGACATTGCCAGCGCACTAGATTTCCTACATAACAAGG gAATGGCACATAGAGACCTGAAACCTGAAAACATTCTATGTGAGAGTGCAGACAAG ATTTCCCCAGTCAAGATCTGTGACTTTGACTTGGGCAGTGGGATCAAGCTGAACAGTGACAGCTCACCCATCTCCACCCCTGAGCTCCTCACCCCT TGTGGCTCAGCAGAATACATGGCACCTGAGGTGGTAGAGGCCTTCAGTGAGGAGGCAACAATTTATGACAAGCGCTGTGACCTGTGGAGCCTTGGAGTCATTCTCTACATTATGCTGAGTGGCTATCCACCTTTTGTAGGACGCTGTGGTGGTGACTGTGGCTGGGAATTAGGGGAACCCTGCCACACTTGCCAG AACACATTATTTGAGAGCATACAGGAAGGAAAGTACGAGTTTCCAGAGAAGGACTGGGCTCACATCTCCTCAAGTGCCAAAGACCTAATATCCAAACTTCTCGTTCGGGATGCCAAAAACCGCTTGAGTGCCAGTCAGGTGCTGCAGCATCCCTGGGTGCAGGGG GGGGCCTCTGACACTTTGTCAACATCCATCCTGCATCAAAG AACCAGCAATGCCAGGGATTTGACATTCTTTGCTGACAAAGCCATGGCAGTTAACAGACAGTTGGCTGAACGGGATGGCATGGaagatcagcagcagcaggaagtccCATTTGTAGTTACTGCTACTGGCTCTTCTATGCgcctttctcctccttccaaCTCCAAGCTGGCCAGACGCAGGCAAAGAAGCAGCCAGCCCAAGGGAGggcctgtctctgctgcagagctgcgTCAGCTCTTGGCTCCTCTGGTTATTGTAGGAGACTGTGCCTGA